The proteins below come from a single Candidatus Rokuibacteriota bacterium genomic window:
- a CDS encoding N-acyl homoserine lactonase family protein: MAVQGLYALQNGFIGFERSGLFYGERSAEQVQIPVACYLVKTSDATVLFDTGFSPRAVPGLIRTDPLARFTEADLLVHRLDSIGLEPDALDLVVLSHLHFDHAGGASLFPKSELVVQQDEYAYGHYPASFYAYLYYRKNFDLPGYRWRLIEGDLELVPGVTVLRSDGHTPGHQSLLVELEESGPVILAGDCCYWQEHIDQERVPGVVWNPTQALHSIKRLKTIARLVKGQIFPSHDPVFWSTVKQPPDCYR, encoded by the coding sequence GTGGCGGTCCAGGGTCTCTACGCGCTCCAGAACGGCTTCATCGGGTTCGAGCGGAGCGGCCTCTTCTACGGGGAGCGCTCGGCCGAGCAGGTGCAGATCCCGGTGGCCTGCTACCTGGTCAAGACCTCCGACGCCACCGTCCTCTTCGACACCGGCTTCTCCCCGCGCGCGGTGCCCGGCCTCATTCGCACCGACCCGCTCGCCCGCTTCACCGAGGCGGACCTCCTGGTCCACCGCCTCGACTCCATCGGCCTCGAGCCGGACGCACTGGACCTGGTCGTGCTCTCCCACCTCCACTTCGACCACGCCGGAGGCGCCTCGCTCTTCCCCAAGTCCGAGCTGGTCGTCCAGCAGGACGAATACGCCTACGGCCACTATCCGGCGTCCTTCTACGCGTACCTCTACTACCGGAAGAACTTCGACCTGCCCGGCTACCGGTGGCGGCTCATCGAGGGCGATCTGGAGCTCGTGCCTGGTGTCACGGTGCTCAGGAGCGACGGCCACACGCCCGGCCACCAGTCGCTCCTGGTGGAGCTGGAGGAGTCCGGGCCGGTCATCCTGGCCGGAGACTGCTGCTACTGGCAGGAGCACATCGACCAGGAACGGGTGCCCGGCGTGGTCTGGAACCCGACACAGGCGCTGCACTCGATCAAGCGGCTCAAGACCATCGCCCGTCTCGTGAAGGGTCAGATCTTCCCGAGCCACGACCCGGTCTTCTGGAGCACCGTGAAGCAGCCGCCCGACTGCTACCGGTGA
- a CDS encoding prohibitin family protein encodes MEKLIFAAIVLLAGLAVHAALRRRVDLFPAPLGAMVRRTILVFAVGIPAVILAFSILRIIPAGHVGVKVLFGQVDPVPLREGLNLLLNPLYDVEIMDARVHKHTAKYDAASKDLQAVHVDMVLNYRLISDRAPEVFRTIGRGYSSVIIDPAAQEVLKAEAATHNAAEILFKRPAIKADVQQGLTTWLVKYGIELKEAALANIRFDPAYEKAIEAKQIEEQKAEQKRYELIQAQRQAEIVAAQAKGKGDAAREEAKGVADALRLKGEAEATYNARVSASLTPVLIQQQYLARWDGRLPQYSLGGNVVPFLQIPGAPGEVGRR; translated from the coding sequence ATGGAGAAGCTGATCTTTGCCGCGATCGTGCTCCTGGCAGGTCTGGCGGTCCACGCGGCGCTTCGACGCCGGGTGGACCTCTTCCCGGCTCCGCTCGGCGCGATGGTGCGCCGGACCATCCTGGTGTTCGCCGTCGGGATCCCGGCTGTGATCCTCGCCTTCTCGATCCTCCGGATCATCCCGGCGGGCCACGTCGGGGTCAAGGTGCTCTTCGGGCAGGTGGACCCGGTCCCGCTTCGCGAGGGGTTGAACCTCTTGTTGAACCCGCTCTACGACGTCGAGATCATGGACGCGCGGGTGCACAAGCACACCGCGAAATACGATGCGGCGTCCAAGGATCTCCAGGCGGTCCACGTGGACATGGTGCTTAACTACCGCCTGATCTCGGACCGCGCCCCTGAGGTGTTCCGGACCATCGGGCGCGGCTACTCCTCCGTGATCATCGACCCTGCGGCCCAGGAGGTCCTGAAGGCGGAGGCCGCCACCCACAACGCCGCGGAGATACTCTTCAAACGTCCAGCGATCAAGGCCGATGTCCAGCAAGGCCTCACGACCTGGCTCGTGAAGTACGGGATCGAGCTGAAGGAGGCCGCGCTCGCGAACATCCGCTTCGACCCGGCCTACGAGAAGGCCATCGAGGCCAAGCAGATCGAGGAGCAGAAGGCCGAGCAGAAGCGCTACGAGCTGATCCAGGCCCAGCGCCAGGCCGAGATCGTCGCGGCCCAGGCCAAGGGCAAGGGCGATGCCGCCCGCGAGGAGGCCAAGGGCGTGGCGGATGCCCTGCGCCTCAAGGGCGAGGCAGAGGCAACATACAACGCCAGGGTCTCGGCGTCCCTGACGCCGGTGCTGATTCAGCAGCAGTACCTCGCGCGCTGGGATGGCCGGCTCCCTCAGTACAGCCTGGGCGGCAACGTGGTGCCCTTCCTCCAGATCCCGGGCGCGCCGGGTGAAGTGGGCCGGCGCTGA